A single Nitrospiria bacterium DNA region contains:
- the bamA gene encoding outer membrane protein assembly factor BamA — protein sequence MIGAVGAWLSVVRPAPATAQSFEGQTILSLEVNSRVGMTLEALSRLTGIHTGIPYSSRMIRQSLNSLYSTGLFTDVAVEVNPIEGGVAVVYQFTEKTFLSDLQIKGNRVFWTRTLKEAMGLQIGEEFTQERWRAAIANLLNFLQRKGYFRAKIDSDVSQTPGTNKAQVTVRVNEGTRAKIRETKFVGDTAYSNFQLWLKTIRSTGGEFYQADILEEDLARLQSFYHANGYLKSSVGPPEIQYKEATDEVTITVPIEAGTRLRVRFEGNGPFPDNQLTPLLLFEEEHSYDDQVFRASADRLEDFYRSKGFPFVKVDYTQRELPNEGTIEAVFEIDPGNFACLRTVLFFGNTFFTPLQLQNLIQTRPGNTLFCGTVVPDRLDSDAKILLAGYHEQGFQEIKVEPRVEYNEARTVAYLIFAIAEGPRTLITDIQFEGQQALAPAQLRKTIHLRPGQPYNEIPVRKDLEEILALYHKSGYVYARVDPELDFSKDRTQVGIRFRISENPQVRIGRIFLSGNTYTKDKVILRELDVKPGDPYDESRIQITRRRIIQLGYLGNVRFEPVTPLNPETKDTVKDMRLTVRENPTRTLDLGVGYADVEHLRGFAQWTHRNLWGTGQSLSLRAEGSSISRSASATYLEPWLLGYQLEGRLVGYEQTQERLSYTLTTTGATAGLGKNLTPTVKGSLQYQFDVDTYTNGVELLPEDQHTTIGSLTPALYWDTRDNPFSPTTGFINGVAFQDAATSLGSEVQFIKATVQSSWYYPLMRWMVVAVSARAGVSNRFGVTKTESTSGDSQSTGLLPPNERFFLGGRTSVRGYQQDELGIIPTRCHNGENCATIIPNDTNSGVDFSGGNAMLLFNGEIRIFLPGNLGLVIFNDRGNVFRLSSQVDINLIKSTIGAGLWYGTPAGPLRLDYGYKLNREKNLCPACPVVVKESPGEFHFTLGFAF from the coding sequence TTGATCGGGGCCGTCGGAGCATGGCTTTCGGTCGTCCGCCCCGCGCCCGCCACCGCCCAATCCTTCGAGGGCCAGACGATTCTATCCCTGGAGGTCAATTCCAGAGTGGGCATGACGCTTGAGGCCCTCAGCCGGCTGACGGGAATCCATACCGGGATTCCCTACTCCAGCCGGATGATCCGACAGAGTTTGAATTCCCTGTACTCAACCGGGCTGTTCACCGATGTCGCGGTGGAAGTCAACCCCATCGAGGGGGGCGTGGCCGTCGTATATCAGTTCACGGAGAAGACCTTCCTGTCCGATCTTCAAATCAAGGGAAATCGTGTCTTTTGGACCCGAACCCTCAAGGAGGCGATGGGCCTTCAAATCGGCGAGGAATTCACGCAAGAACGATGGCGGGCCGCCATCGCCAATCTCCTGAATTTTCTCCAGCGCAAGGGATATTTTCGGGCCAAAATCGACAGCGACGTTTCTCAGACACCGGGAACGAACAAGGCCCAGGTGACGGTGCGGGTCAACGAGGGAACCCGCGCGAAAATTCGCGAGACAAAATTCGTCGGCGACACCGCGTATTCCAATTTCCAACTCTGGTTAAAGACCATCCGATCCACCGGCGGTGAATTTTACCAGGCCGATATTCTGGAAGAAGATTTGGCGCGTTTGCAGAGCTTCTATCATGCCAACGGCTATTTAAAATCCTCCGTCGGTCCCCCCGAAATCCAATACAAGGAGGCCACCGACGAGGTGACCATCACGGTCCCTATCGAAGCCGGAACAAGACTGAGGGTGCGGTTCGAGGGAAACGGTCCCTTCCCGGATAACCAGCTGACGCCCCTGCTGCTTTTCGAAGAGGAACACAGTTACGACGATCAGGTCTTTCGCGCGAGCGCGGACCGCCTGGAGGATTTTTATCGATCCAAGGGTTTTCCCTTTGTCAAGGTGGACTACACGCAACGGGAGCTTCCGAACGAAGGAACGATCGAGGCGGTCTTTGAAATCGACCCGGGAAATTTCGCCTGCCTCCGAACCGTCCTTTTCTTCGGAAACACCTTTTTTACGCCCCTTCAGCTCCAGAACCTCATCCAGACACGCCCCGGCAACACCCTCTTTTGCGGAACCGTGGTTCCCGACCGCCTGGACTCCGACGCCAAAATCCTCCTGGCGGGGTATCACGAACAGGGTTTCCAGGAAATTAAGGTCGAACCCCGGGTGGAATATAACGAGGCCAGGACAGTCGCCTATCTCATTTTCGCCATCGCCGAGGGTCCGCGAACGCTCATCACCGACATCCAATTCGAGGGCCAACAAGCCTTGGCCCCGGCCCAACTGCGGAAAACGATCCACCTTCGTCCGGGGCAGCCCTACAATGAGATTCCGGTCCGGAAAGATCTGGAAGAAATTCTGGCGCTCTATCACAAAAGCGGCTACGTCTATGCCCGTGTGGATCCCGAACTGGATTTTTCCAAGGATCGCACGCAGGTCGGGATCCGGTTCCGGATTTCGGAAAATCCGCAGGTTCGGATCGGGCGGATATTTTTGAGCGGAAACACCTATACCAAAGACAAGGTTATCCTCCGGGAACTCGATGTGAAACCGGGCGACCCGTATGACGAAAGCCGCATCCAGATTACTCGCCGGCGGATTATACAACTGGGCTACCTCGGCAACGTTCGTTTCGAACCCGTCACGCCCCTCAATCCCGAAACCAAGGATACGGTGAAGGACATGCGGCTGACCGTCCGGGAAAATCCCACGAGGACGCTGGATCTTGGAGTGGGCTATGCCGATGTGGAACATCTTCGAGGGTTTGCCCAGTGGACCCACCGGAACCTTTGGGGCACGGGCCAATCACTCAGTCTACGGGCCGAGGGCAGTTCCATCTCTCGCTCGGCTTCCGCCACCTATCTGGAGCCCTGGCTTCTCGGATATCAGCTGGAGGGTCGTCTGGTCGGCTATGAACAGACCCAGGAACGCCTCTCTTACACCCTGACGACGACCGGAGCGACCGCAGGGCTGGGAAAAAATCTGACTCCCACGGTCAAAGGCAGCCTTCAATACCAATTTGATGTCGATACTTACACGAATGGCGTTGAATTACTACCGGAGGATCAGCATACCACCATCGGCAGTCTGACCCCGGCCTTGTACTGGGATACCCGCGACAACCCCTTCAGTCCGACCACGGGATTCATCAACGGGGTGGCTTTTCAGGACGCCGCCACGAGTCTGGGGTCCGAGGTCCAGTTTATCAAAGCGACCGTCCAGTCCAGCTGGTACTATCCCCTCATGCGTTGGATGGTGGTCGCGGTTTCGGCCCGCGCGGGGGTCTCGAATCGTTTCGGGGTGACAAAAACGGAGTCCACATCGGGGGATTCCCAGTCCACCGGTCTGCTGCCCCCCAACGAACGGTTTTTCCTCGGCGGACGGACCAGCGTTCGCGGCTATCAACAAGACGAGCTGGGCATCATTCCGACACGGTGTCACAACGGAGAAAACTGCGCGACGATCATTCCCAACGACACCAATTCCGGGGTCGACTTCAGCGGCGGAAACGCCATGCTGCTGTTCAACGGCGAAATCCGGATTTTTTTGCCGGGCAACTTGGGCCTCGTGATCTTCAACGACCGGGGGAATGTCTTCCGTCTGTCGAGCCAGGTCGACATCAACCTGATCAAGTCGACCATCGGGGCGGGCCTATGGTACGGGACCCCGGCGGGGCCCTTGCGGCTCGATTACGGATATAAACTGAACCGTGAAAAAAACCTCTGCCCGGCCTGCCCCGTCGTGGTCAAGGAGAGCCCGGGTGAGTTTCACTTTACACTGGGATTCGCATTTTAG